The Epilithonimonas zeae genome contains a region encoding:
- a CDS encoding photosystem II stability/assembly factor-like protein, whose amino-acid sequence MKKIFIYFVLNIANTVLSQTYNWQALNYPSSTTGRYDDVFFLTENLGWAARGGNGAVFKTTNGGSTWIEQVVSSQTGQYFRNIEFLNENIGFLGTLNNNFYKTTNGGTTWTKVNNISPYPAAICGLDCVGESTVYGCGAWFSPAYVIKSTDSGSTWKFIDMSTYASALVEVQFIDENIGFISGSDEQGAVILKTTDGGDSWDKIYSAGEYGDYVWKLQIFPGNKTIFGSIESETQGKLLKTFDGGLTWQTKNFPDPYVQAVGFVSETHGWMGGHNSGFMETFDGGNTWVNNSLGGSLNRIFFVNGATAFASGNQIYKMTTTGLSTNESGNEKVENLKIEVVPNPVKDKLNLNINYIHSDHIIIGLYDLTGKFLGNILKDNISQKGLKKYSLDFKYPIGEYLLAVQSNLGRQSIKIMKK is encoded by the coding sequence CGTCATCTACTACAGGTCGATACGATGATGTCTTTTTTCTGACCGAAAATCTTGGTTGGGCAGCAAGAGGAGGAAATGGAGCCGTTTTCAAAACAACCAATGGCGGTTCAACCTGGATAGAACAAGTTGTAAGTTCACAGACTGGACAATATTTCAGAAATATAGAATTCCTCAATGAGAATATCGGTTTTCTCGGAACACTCAATAATAACTTTTATAAAACAACAAATGGAGGAACAACGTGGACAAAAGTCAATAATATTTCTCCTTATCCAGCTGCAATTTGTGGTTTAGATTGTGTTGGAGAATCAACTGTTTATGGCTGTGGAGCCTGGTTTTCTCCGGCTTATGTTATTAAGTCAACAGACTCCGGTAGTACTTGGAAGTTTATTGACATGTCGACTTACGCATCTGCTTTGGTCGAGGTTCAGTTTATTGATGAAAATATCGGTTTTATTTCAGGAAGTGACGAACAGGGCGCGGTGATTCTCAAAACAACTGACGGTGGCGATTCCTGGGACAAAATTTACAGTGCAGGAGAATACGGCGATTATGTCTGGAAACTACAGATTTTTCCTGGTAACAAAACAATATTTGGTTCAATAGAATCTGAAACTCAAGGAAAATTACTGAAAACTTTTGACGGCGGATTAACTTGGCAGACCAAAAATTTCCCAGACCCATATGTTCAGGCTGTTGGTTTTGTTTCCGAGACACACGGTTGGATGGGCGGCCATAATTCAGGCTTTATGGAAACTTTTGATGGTGGAAATACTTGGGTCAATAACAGTCTCGGAGGTTCTCTCAATCGGATTTTTTTCGTTAATGGAGCAACTGCTTTTGCATCTGGAAATCAGATTTACAAAATGACAACAACGGGCTTGTCAACCAATGAATCTGGCAATGAAAAAGTTGAAAATCTAAAAATTGAAGTCGTTCCAAATCCGGTAAAAGATAAACTAAATTTGAACATCAACTACATCCATTCCGACCATATTATTATAGGATTGTATGATTTGACAGGGAAGTTTCTAGGGAATATTCTTAAAGATAATATCAGTCAAAAAGGACTGAAAAAGTATTCATTAGATTTCAAATATCCTATAGGTGAATATCTCTTGGCGGTACAATCCAATTTGGGAAGACAGTCTATAAAAATTATGAAGAAATAG